The proteins below come from a single Stegostoma tigrinum isolate sSteTig4 unplaced genomic scaffold, sSteTig4.hap1 scaffold_89, whole genome shotgun sequence genomic window:
- the LOC132209358 gene encoding uncharacterized protein LOC132209358: protein MMTVNLRDVPEPTFAVSAPSLDSLPVPSFAASEQFPHPTTQEDERNGKEGDIALLPDVAQRRRFHWKDNICIVSPGLKQPIGIAVLRGDVSGFRHVDTGAPPPPIVPLLLPRFPGQPAGGSNQSEKLLGICPSPSLRRQLLNQKLNMVFRRGDFAVYKLKPNVTQDLRELPNVSQPEYNRILDMEGESTVPSGEKLVLFLGKASINHLAYQNVTHS from the exons atgatgacagtaaatttaagagacgtaccagaaccaacatttgcagtgtcggcaccctccctggattcactccctgtcccttcctttgctgcaagtgaacagtttccccACCCTACCACTCAGGAAGAcgaaagaaatggaaaggaaggagacattgctttgctcccagatgttgcacagaggaggaggtttcactggaaagacaacatctgcattgtgagcccaggactgaagcagccaataggaattgctgtgctccgtggtgatgtctcaggtttcaggcacgtggacacgggagccccgcccccacctattgttcccctcctgctgccaAGGTTTCCGGGGCAACCAGCGGGCGGCTCGAATCAGAGCGAGAAGCTGCTCgggatctgcccctccccctccctccggcggcaattgctgaatcagaag ctgaacatggttttcagaagaggagattttgcagtttacaaactgaaaccaaacgtcactcaggatctgagagagttaccaaacgtatcacaacctgaatacaacagaatattggacatggaaggagaaagcactgttcccagtggggagaaactggttctgtttttgggtaaggcttcaatcaatcatctggcttatcagaatgtaacacactcataa